One Paraburkholderia agricolaris DNA segment encodes these proteins:
- the cobM gene encoding precorrin-4 C(11)-methyltransferase, which produces MTVFFIGAGPGDPELITVKGQRLVRGCPVILYAGSLVPAAVLDGHSAEQVVNTAELDLDRIVDLLKAAHDKGQDVARVHSGDPSLYGAIGEQIRRLRELNIPYEIVPGVTATAACAATLGCELTLPNISQTLILTRFASKTTMPEGEQLADLARHRATMAIHLGVRHLARIVDELRPHYGGDCPIAVVYRASWPDEEKIVGTLDDIVGKVQTTSIERTALILVGRVLAADGFTESTLYAKGA; this is translated from the coding sequence ATGACGGTGTTTTTTATCGGTGCGGGTCCGGGCGACCCGGAACTGATCACAGTAAAAGGGCAACGCCTCGTGCGCGGCTGTCCGGTGATCCTGTACGCCGGCTCGCTGGTGCCGGCCGCTGTTTTGGACGGCCATAGTGCGGAGCAGGTCGTGAATACCGCCGAGCTCGACCTCGATCGGATCGTTGATTTGCTTAAGGCCGCACACGACAAAGGCCAGGACGTGGCGCGCGTGCATTCCGGCGACCCGTCGTTGTATGGCGCAATCGGCGAACAGATCCGCAGGCTTCGCGAACTCAATATTCCCTACGAAATCGTGCCGGGCGTAACGGCAACCGCGGCTTGCGCGGCGACGCTCGGCTGCGAACTGACGCTGCCCAATATTTCGCAGACGTTGATCCTCACGCGTTTCGCCAGCAAAACGACCATGCCGGAGGGCGAGCAACTCGCCGACCTCGCGAGACATCGCGCGACGATGGCGATTCACCTCGGCGTGCGTCATCTGGCACGCATCGTCGATGAGTTGCGGCCACATTACGGCGGCGATTGTCCAATCGCGGTGGTCTATCGGGCGAGTTGGCCGGATGAGGAGAAGATCGTCGGTACGCTCGACGATATCGTGGGCAAAGTGCAAACGACCTCCATCGAGCGTACGGCGCTGATTCTGGTAGGGCGGGTACTCGCCGCGGACGGGTTCACTGAGTCCACGCTGTACGCGAAAGGCGCCTGA
- a CDS encoding rhomboid family intramembrane serine protease: MDRLEPTLTAPGLASGTTPFAGWDSTQRFSVRYSIKPSGKPGLLSAIRYSSGINGQLSFSDDSITLRRSRNTENNTEQRNLPRAEIFDIQLAHHRISFDLHRAQGGVEHVVLKASSEEDVRRIVELLPAQMTPAFAAERIALTTFKDKLSALTRFTWVTYLLIALNVMVFLAMCRAGVGVMKVDPVAIVGWGTNFGPYTLGDEPWRLITSMFVHFGLIHITFNMIALYAVGRLTERLYGNMRFLALYLFAGLTGSIASVLAHPTINSAGASGAIFGVAGGLLIFVLRFRKELPASIAARNRSAMWVFIVINLLDGFRHRGTDNAAHLGGLVGGLLIGALLARPLDNAARERHSFRSALLSTLMACVTLGALTYPLTHVSKAKREEIQFSKLLVELSAQEKHAIDDTRAWQHMKMHSQIERDAASNKLFVDILPQWEALYTSVENTRLPDGSPRTALRQAMLRYLDDNRRIVRTGAVMLSHTEDNDPVATASLRALSQDSKEQAALVKKLGAATGSPPR; encoded by the coding sequence ATGGATCGTTTGGAACCTACCCTGACAGCGCCTGGCCTCGCTTCAGGAACAACGCCTTTTGCCGGTTGGGACAGCACGCAACGCTTCAGCGTGCGCTACTCGATCAAGCCCTCCGGCAAACCAGGCCTTCTATCCGCGATCCGCTATTCATCAGGCATCAACGGCCAACTGTCGTTTTCAGATGACAGCATCACGCTGCGCCGCTCCCGCAACACAGAAAACAACACAGAACAACGAAACTTGCCGCGTGCGGAAATCTTCGACATCCAACTCGCCCATCACCGCATCTCGTTCGATCTGCATCGAGCGCAAGGTGGCGTCGAGCACGTTGTCCTGAAGGCAAGCAGCGAGGAAGACGTCCGGCGCATCGTCGAGCTGCTGCCGGCTCAAATGACGCCCGCATTCGCGGCAGAGCGTATTGCGCTCACCACGTTCAAGGACAAGCTCAGCGCTCTAACACGCTTCACCTGGGTGACCTACCTGCTGATTGCGCTGAACGTGATGGTGTTCCTGGCGATGTGCCGCGCGGGCGTCGGTGTGATGAAAGTGGACCCCGTTGCGATCGTCGGCTGGGGCACGAACTTCGGACCGTATACGCTCGGTGACGAACCTTGGCGGCTGATCACCTCGATGTTCGTGCATTTCGGCTTGATACACATCACGTTCAACATGATTGCGCTTTACGCCGTGGGGCGCCTCACTGAGCGCCTCTACGGAAACATGCGTTTTCTCGCGCTCTATCTGTTCGCCGGACTGACCGGCAGTATCGCGAGCGTGCTCGCGCATCCAACCATCAACAGTGCCGGCGCGTCCGGCGCCATCTTCGGCGTGGCCGGTGGCTTGCTGATTTTCGTGCTGCGCTTTCGCAAAGAACTGCCCGCCAGCATTGCCGCGCGCAATCGTAGCGCGATGTGGGTGTTCATCGTCATCAACCTGCTCGACGGCTTCCGGCATCGGGGCACCGACAACGCCGCGCACCTGGGCGGTCTCGTCGGCGGTTTGCTGATCGGCGCGCTGCTGGCAAGACCGCTGGACAATGCAGCGCGCGAGCGGCACTCGTTCAGGAGCGCATTGCTGTCCACGCTCATGGCATGCGTCACGCTGGGCGCCTTGACCTATCCGCTGACGCACGTCAGCAAAGCCAAACGCGAGGAGATTCAGTTTTCGAAGCTGCTGGTCGAATTGAGTGCGCAGGAGAAACACGCGATCGACGACACACGTGCATGGCAACACATGAAAATGCATTCGCAAATAGAAAGAGACGCCGCTTCCAACAAGCTCTTTGTGGATATCCTCCCGCAATGGGAGGCGCTTTATACGTCGGTCGAGAACACGCGGTTGCCCGATGGCTCGCCGCGCACCGCGCTAAGACAGGCCATGTTGCGCTATCTCGACGACAATCGCCGGATCGTTCGAACCGGCGCCGTGATGCTCTCGCATACTGAAGATAACGATCCGGTTGCGACGGCATCGCTTCGCGCGCTCAGCCAAGATTCGAAAGAACAGGCAGCGCTGGTCAAGAAGCTGGGCGCGGCGACCGGCAGTCCACCACGCTGA
- a CDS encoding AraC family transcriptional regulator, with product MMKPSTERDYRRRIARVVEAILVEPGAPHTLESLAAVAHLSPYHFHRIYRALTGESVVETVQRLRLAQAAQRLTNAAALVTMVAHDAGYNSPQAFARAFRGFTGVTPSEFKARQKRLAAPSRGRRDNEANGTGSEHAAESRMSALPSVELTEIAPLDLLCLRHEGPVATIGQTFRSLMERLGCGANALEDQRIGVCTRDPAQPAGFRYHAGLVASPHDVLEPGEAIEPMRVEGGLYAVHRLIGPYALIAPTFHALYRGWLPQSGYARDNRPLLEVYRNPAIAGLQHTCVTDLMIPIRKD from the coding sequence ATGATGAAGCCCAGCACCGAACGCGATTATCGTCGACGGATCGCCCGCGTAGTCGAGGCGATTCTGGTGGAACCCGGCGCGCCGCATACGCTCGAGAGCCTTGCCGCGGTGGCGCATCTCTCGCCTTATCACTTCCATCGGATCTATCGCGCGCTAACCGGCGAAAGCGTGGTCGAGACCGTGCAGCGCCTGCGGCTCGCCCAGGCCGCGCAACGGCTGACCAACGCCGCGGCTTTGGTCACCATGGTCGCGCACGACGCCGGCTACAACAGTCCGCAGGCTTTTGCGCGCGCGTTTCGCGGTTTCACCGGGGTGACGCCGAGCGAATTCAAGGCGCGGCAGAAGCGACTGGCCGCGCCGTCCAGAGGGCGCCGCGACAACGAGGCAAACGGGACCGGCAGCGAACACGCGGCTGAAAGCCGGATGTCGGCTTTGCCGTCGGTTGAACTCACCGAGATCGCGCCGCTCGATCTTCTGTGCCTTCGCCACGAAGGACCGGTCGCGACGATCGGGCAAACCTTTCGCTCGCTGATGGAACGGCTCGGCTGCGGCGCGAACGCGCTTGAGGACCAGCGTATCGGCGTCTGTACGCGCGATCCGGCGCAGCCTGCCGGTTTCCGCTATCACGCGGGCCTTGTCGCGTCGCCTCATGATGTGCTGGAACCGGGCGAGGCAATCGAACCTATGCGGGTGGAGGGCGGACTGTACGCGGTGCATCGGCTGATCGGCCCGTATGCGTTGATCGCGCCGACCTTCCATGCGCTCTACCGCGGCTGGCTGCCGCAAAGCGGCTATGCACGCGACAACCGTCCGTTGCTCGAGGTGTACCGGAACCCGGCGATTGCCGGTTTGCAGCACACATGCGTCACGGATCTGATGATCCCCATTCGCAAGGATTAG
- a CDS encoding alpha/beta hydrolase family protein, whose protein sequence is MFRFCCAAFACSVALLWADAAAPADPPAWHVGEAARVFHPATVRNWRGARTQALVTTIWYPADPASPELAHDLGAPGRPLFHGHPAIVDAPLSSARAKYPLLVLSHGTGGSADSLDWLASALAAQGYIVAGANHPGNNALEPMTRDGFMLWWERATDASEVLDGVLADPMLGPHVDRDRIGAVGFSLGGYTVLELAGARTNLPAFERFCSGPQADAICHPPEAARIHEDPHAPPLTLATLSPETKASRDRAGDSYRDARVKAVFAIAPALGEAFDSHSFADVDIPVSLLAGEADVTAPVDTNIHRIAGLLPKASVTMVPGASHYTFLDTCLPGVMDRLATICKDNPGVDRDAVHAQTAQRAIDFFATALPASGA, encoded by the coding sequence ATGTTTCGTTTCTGCTGTGCCGCCTTCGCGTGTTCGGTGGCCTTGTTGTGGGCAGACGCCGCCGCGCCGGCCGATCCGCCCGCCTGGCATGTGGGTGAGGCCGCGCGTGTGTTTCATCCTGCCACGGTGCGTAACTGGCGCGGGGCTCGGACCCAGGCGCTGGTGACGACCATCTGGTATCCGGCCGATCCGGCGAGCCCGGAACTCGCCCATGATCTTGGCGCGCCGGGGCGCCCGCTGTTTCATGGGCACCCGGCCATCGTGGATGCGCCGCTGTCGAGCGCGCGAGCGAAGTATCCGCTGCTCGTGCTGTCGCACGGCACCGGCGGCAGCGCGGACAGTCTCGACTGGCTGGCCTCGGCGCTCGCGGCCCAGGGCTATATCGTGGCGGGCGCCAATCATCCCGGTAACAACGCATTGGAGCCGATGACCCGCGATGGCTTCATGCTCTGGTGGGAGCGCGCCACGGACGCGAGCGAAGTGCTGGACGGCGTCCTTGCCGATCCGATGCTGGGCCCGCATGTCGATCGTGACCGGATCGGCGCCGTAGGTTTCTCGCTCGGTGGGTACACGGTTCTCGAACTGGCCGGCGCGCGAACCAATTTGCCGGCCTTCGAGCGTTTCTGCTCGGGGCCGCAGGCCGATGCGATCTGTCATCCGCCGGAAGCCGCCAGAATCCACGAGGACCCTCACGCACCGCCGTTGACACTCGCCACGCTTTCGCCGGAAACGAAGGCGTCCCGGGACCGCGCCGGCGATTCGTACCGGGATGCGCGCGTCAAGGCGGTCTTTGCGATCGCGCCGGCGCTAGGCGAGGCTTTCGATAGCCACTCGTTCGCGGACGTCGACATTCCCGTCTCGCTGCTCGCGGGCGAGGCCGACGTGACCGCGCCGGTGGACACCAACATTCACCGCATCGCGGGTTTGCTGCCGAAGGCAAGCGTCACGATGGTGCCGGGCGCGTCGCACTACACCTTTCTCGACACCTGCCTGCCCGGTGTAATGGATCGTCTTGCGACTATCTGCAAGGACAATCCAGGTGTCGATCGGGATGCTGTACACGCGCAAACGGCCCAAAGGGCGATCGATTTCTTCGCCACCGCGTTGCCGGCGAGTGGCGCGTAG
- a CDS encoding MDR family MFS transporter — MSRSPQSSRRLVIAAVMASMAMVAIEATIVSTAMPQIVAQLGDLHLYSWVFSSFLLTQTAMTVVFGKLADLYGRKPVMLAGIAIFLLGSVLAGFAWSMPAMIVFRLIQGVGAGAIQPVTLTIVADLYPARERGKVQGYLASVWAISAVVGPMVGGFIIHNLSWAWIFWMNVPIGLASAAGFIAFLRESERHARPSIDFAGAALFMAAIAALMMALTYAGDDDLVKASLAGGAFMLCLLLFVFQERRAAEPMISFALWSRRPIAACNAATVLAGMILMGATTFLPMYVQGVLHRSPVVAGLALTMMMVGWPAGATLAAKSFHRIGLRRILIGGSAFVPLGAVLLLFLQPGGSPLIAAFGSLIMGFGMGTSSVSSLVLIQEIVKMDERGSATASNLFSRNLGSTLGATLFGAVLNFGLSHSKDVAVVTSDQLKALLQNQVTSLADSDMIRMVLHQSLHLTFISIFAIAIFVVVLLSFVPPISIGPTKQIPLEALSPLED, encoded by the coding sequence ATGTCCCGCAGCCCGCAATCGTCGCGTCGTTTAGTCATTGCCGCCGTCATGGCTTCAATGGCAATGGTCGCCATTGAAGCCACCATCGTTTCCACCGCCATGCCGCAGATCGTCGCGCAACTCGGCGATCTGCATCTGTATAGCTGGGTCTTCTCGTCGTTCCTGCTGACGCAAACCGCGATGACCGTGGTGTTCGGCAAGCTTGCCGATCTGTACGGACGCAAGCCGGTCATGCTCGCCGGCATCGCGATCTTTCTGCTCGGTTCGGTGCTGGCCGGCTTCGCGTGGTCGATGCCCGCGATGATCGTGTTCCGTCTGATCCAGGGGGTCGGCGCGGGCGCGATCCAGCCGGTCACGCTGACCATCGTCGCCGATCTCTATCCGGCGCGCGAACGCGGCAAGGTGCAGGGTTATCTCGCCAGCGTGTGGGCGATTTCAGCGGTGGTCGGGCCGATGGTGGGCGGCTTCATCATTCACAATCTGTCGTGGGCGTGGATCTTCTGGATGAACGTGCCGATCGGCCTTGCTTCGGCAGCCGGCTTCATTGCGTTCCTGCGCGAATCGGAACGGCACGCGCGGCCGTCGATCGATTTCGCGGGCGCGGCGCTCTTCATGGCGGCGATCGCGGCACTGATGATGGCGCTGACCTACGCAGGCGACGACGACCTCGTCAAAGCCTCGCTCGCCGGTGGCGCGTTCATGCTGTGCCTGCTGTTGTTCGTGTTCCAGGAACGCCGCGCGGCTGAGCCGATGATCTCGTTCGCGCTCTGGAGCCGACGGCCGATTGCGGCGTGCAATGCCGCCACCGTGCTGGCCGGCATGATCCTGATGGGCGCCACCACCTTCCTGCCGATGTATGTTCAAGGCGTGCTGCACCGTTCGCCCGTGGTCGCGGGTCTTGCGCTCACGATGATGATGGTGGGCTGGCCGGCGGGCGCGACGCTCGCGGCGAAGTCATTTCACCGCATCGGCTTGCGGCGCATTCTGATCGGCGGCAGCGCTTTCGTGCCGCTCGGCGCGGTGTTGCTGCTGTTCCTGCAGCCTGGCGGCTCACCGCTCATCGCGGCGTTCGGCTCGCTCATCATGGGCTTCGGCATGGGCACGTCGAGCGTCAGCTCGCTCGTGCTGATCCAGGAGATCGTCAAGATGGACGAACGCGGCAGCGCGACCGCATCGAATCTTTTCTCTCGCAATCTCGGCAGCACGCTGGGCGCAACGTTGTTCGGCGCGGTGCTCAACTTCGGCCTCAGCCACTCGAAGGATGTGGCCGTGGTCACCTCGGATCAGTTAAAAGCGCTGCTGCAGAATCAGGTGACGAGTCTCGCCGACAGCGACATGATCCGCATGGTGCTGCATCAATCGCTGCACCTGACTTTCATCTCGATCTTCGCGATTGCGATTTTTGTGGTCGTGCTGCTCAGTTTCGTGCCGCCCATCTCCATCGGGCCGACGAAGCAGATTCCGCTTGAAGCGTTGTCGCCACTCGAGGATTGA
- a CDS encoding DUF1488 domain-containing protein, whose translation MRIEFTGRREVVAAARVAFEANVDGADVWCSVSLDALNSHFGNEGPSAHDLVGTFEANRARIENATRRVLEKNGGRSVELETGDFN comes from the coding sequence ATGAGGATCGAATTCACCGGACGCCGTGAAGTGGTGGCAGCGGCGCGCGTCGCCTTCGAAGCCAATGTCGATGGAGCCGACGTCTGGTGCAGCGTGTCGCTGGACGCGCTGAATAGTCATTTCGGCAACGAGGGACCGTCGGCCCACGATCTGGTCGGGACCTTCGAGGCCAATCGCGCGCGGATTGAAAATGCTACGCGGCGCGTCCTCGAAAAAAACGGGGGACGGTCAGTGGAACTCGAAACCGGGGATTTCAACTGA
- a CDS encoding DUF4148 domain-containing protein: MKSLIQAVVIVASLTASATVFAQSNSRITREQVRAELIQLQQAGYHVGDGDQAHYPDAIQAAQARIAARNSDLSGYGGNAAGSSQSGRPAVSAADWNAMYGH, encoded by the coding sequence ATGAAGTCTTTGATCCAGGCCGTCGTTATCGTTGCTTCGCTTACCGCTTCGGCCACCGTTTTTGCGCAATCGAATTCCCGCATCACCCGTGAGCAGGTGCGTGCCGAACTGATCCAACTCCAGCAGGCGGGGTATCACGTCGGTGACGGCGACCAGGCGCATTATCCTGATGCGATTCAGGCTGCGCAGGCACGAATTGCCGCCCGCAACAGCGACTTGAGCGGCTACGGTGGCAACGCCGCGGGCTCGTCGCAAAGCGGTCGTCCGGCGGTATCGGCCGCGGACTGGAATGCGATGTACGGCCATTAA
- a CDS encoding carbonic anhydrase, whose translation MKEIIEGLIRFQREVFPQQSALFKRLSTAQSPSTLFVTCSDSRVVPELLTQVEPGALFVIRNAGNIVPSYGPEPGGVSATVEYAVAVLGVRDIVICGHSNCGAMTAICTCKNLDHLPAVAGWLRHADAAKAINASRTYASDAERLDALVKDNVMAQLANIRTHPCVAVGLANKTVRLHGWIFDIESGTMLALDGRTGQFLPLVDNPEIYVV comes from the coding sequence GTGAAAGAAATCATCGAAGGGCTCATCCGCTTCCAACGCGAAGTCTTCCCGCAACAAAGCGCCTTGTTCAAGCGTTTATCGACCGCGCAAAGTCCGAGCACGCTGTTCGTGACCTGCTCGGATAGCCGGGTCGTTCCCGAATTACTGACCCAGGTGGAGCCCGGCGCGCTGTTCGTCATTCGCAACGCGGGCAACATCGTGCCGTCATACGGTCCCGAGCCGGGCGGGGTATCGGCCACGGTCGAATACGCAGTGGCGGTACTCGGCGTGCGGGATATTGTGATTTGCGGTCACTCCAATTGCGGGGCAATGACGGCAATCTGCACATGCAAGAACCTCGACCATCTGCCGGCAGTGGCAGGCTGGTTGCGTCACGCCGACGCGGCGAAAGCGATCAACGCGTCACGAACCTACGCATCGGATGCCGAGCGTCTCGACGCACTGGTCAAGGATAACGTGATGGCGCAACTCGCGAACATCCGCACGCATCCGTGTGTGGCCGTGGGTCTGGCAAACAAAACGGTGCGGCTGCACGGCTGGATCTTCGATATCGAAAGCGGCACGATGCTCGCGCTCGATGGACGCACAGGACAGTTTTTACCCTTGGTGGACAACCCGGAAATTTATGTTGTCTAG
- a CDS encoding type 1 glutamine amidotransferase domain-containing protein, producing the protein MKILVVLTSHDQLGNTGRKTGFWLEEFAAPYYVFKDAGAEMTLASPKGGQPPLDPKSDDPDAQTDATRRFGKDKDAQAALANTVKLSTVSAADYDAVFYPGGHGPLWDLAEDPHSIALIEALYAAGKPVGAVCHAPAVLRHTKLADQAPLVRDKPVTGFSNSEEAAVGLTDVVPFLVEDMLKKHGGRYSKGPDWQSHVVIAGNLITGQNPASSEAAAKALLAKLG; encoded by the coding sequence ATGAAAATCCTGGTGGTGCTGACTTCACACGACCAACTCGGCAATACCGGCCGGAAGACTGGTTTCTGGCTCGAAGAGTTTGCCGCGCCGTATTACGTGTTCAAGGATGCCGGCGCCGAGATGACGCTCGCTTCGCCCAAAGGCGGCCAGCCGCCGCTCGACCCGAAGAGCGATGATCCCGATGCGCAGACCGATGCGACGCGCCGGTTCGGCAAGGATAAGGACGCGCAAGCCGCGTTGGCGAATACCGTAAAACTTTCCACCGTGTCGGCTGCGGACTACGACGCGGTGTTCTATCCCGGCGGTCACGGACCGTTATGGGATCTCGCTGAAGACCCGCATTCGATTGCGCTGATCGAAGCGCTCTATGCCGCCGGAAAACCGGTCGGCGCCGTATGCCACGCGCCCGCCGTGCTACGTCATACGAAGCTGGCGGATCAAGCGCCGCTCGTGCGTGACAAACCGGTTACCGGTTTTTCCAATTCCGAAGAAGCGGCGGTCGGTCTTACCGACGTCGTGCCTTTCCTTGTCGAAGACATGTTGAAGAAGCATGGCGGACGTTATTCGAAGGGGCCGGACTGGCAGTCGCATGTGGTGATCGCGGGCAATCTGATTACGGGGCAAAATCCCGCTTCGTCGGAAGCGGCGGCCAAGGCGTTGCTTGCGAAGCTCGGTTAG
- a CDS encoding alpha-ketoglutarate-dependent dioxygenase AlkB family protein produces the protein MVFQPGLFAPEPVSLVNDAEGGIRYLPDSIPAIAAQQWFEQSLENICWISQQRMMYDREVAVPRLLATFTREAEDLPAPLGEAFEAVRALLGAPFNRVGLNLYRDGNDSVALHGDKTEKLLPGQPIAIVSLGTCRRMSIRPKAGSGRIVHVELEPGSCIVMSYASQFTHEHGIPKLAGVTEPRISLAFRCYAG, from the coding sequence ATGGTGTTCCAGCCAGGCCTGTTTGCCCCCGAACCCGTGTCCCTCGTCAATGACGCGGAAGGCGGAATTCGATATCTACCTGATTCGATCCCCGCAATTGCCGCGCAACAGTGGTTCGAGCAGTCACTTGAAAATATCTGCTGGATCAGCCAGCAGCGCATGATGTACGACCGGGAAGTGGCGGTGCCGCGCCTGCTCGCCACTTTCACCCGCGAAGCTGAAGATCTGCCTGCGCCGCTTGGCGAAGCATTCGAGGCCGTGCGCGCACTGTTGGGCGCGCCATTCAATCGCGTCGGTCTGAATCTCTATCGCGACGGCAACGACAGCGTTGCGCTCCATGGCGACAAAACCGAAAAACTGTTACCGGGCCAGCCGATTGCCATCGTCTCGCTCGGCACGTGCCGCCGTATGTCGATCCGGCCAAAGGCGGGTTCTGGCCGGATCGTGCATGTGGAGTTGGAGCCAGGCAGTTGCATCGTCATGAGCTACGCCTCGCAATTCACGCACGAGCACGGCATTCCCAAACTGGCGGGCGTGACCGAGCCGCGTATCAGCCTCGCGTTTCGCTGCTATGCGGGTTGA
- a CDS encoding BON domain-containing protein yields MNRKRVSGLLAVVCMTAAFSACVQTGDGTSNAGVPPAMTSGKTGSQSDDNLAIAVRRALDKAPGFNVAGVFVRARDGAVILSGTVHSADQIRQAEQIARTVPGVLVVVNKLTLWHGGNG; encoded by the coding sequence GTGAACCGCAAACGAGTATCCGGTCTGTTAGCAGTCGTGTGCATGACGGCGGCGTTTTCGGCCTGCGTGCAAACCGGGGATGGGACGTCGAACGCCGGCGTGCCGCCCGCAATGACAAGCGGTAAAACCGGGTCGCAGTCCGACGACAATCTCGCGATAGCAGTCCGGCGAGCACTCGACAAGGCCCCAGGTTTCAATGTGGCGGGCGTATTCGTGCGTGCACGCGACGGCGCGGTGATCTTGAGCGGCACGGTGCATAGCGCCGACCAGATCCGGCAGGCGGAGCAGATCGCCCGAACCGTGCCGGGTGTGCTGGTCGTGGTGAACAAGCTCACGCTGTGGCACGGCGGTAACGGCTGA